One Aphelocoma coerulescens isolate FSJ_1873_10779 chromosome 6, UR_Acoe_1.0, whole genome shotgun sequence DNA window includes the following coding sequences:
- the PRDX3 gene encoding thioredoxin-dependent peroxide reductase, mitochondrial: protein MAAALGRLLRAAVPVAAAAGRRGTARPPLCARRPFSLGASRFAAAVTQHAPSFKGTAVVNGEFKELSLDDFKGKYLVLFFYPLDFTFVCPTEIVAFSNKANEFRDVNCEVVAVSVDSHFSHLAWINTPRKSGGLGKMNIPVLSDLTKQISRDYGVLLEGPGIALRGLFIIDPNGIIKHLSVNDLPVGRSVEETLRLVKAFQFVETHGEVCPANWTPDSPTIKPSPEGSKEYFEKVHK from the exons ATGGCCGCCGCGCTGGGGAGGCTGCTGCGCGCCGCG GTGCCCGTGGCTGCCGCCGCCGGGAGGAGAGGGACGGCACGGCCCCCGCTCTGCGCCCGCCGTCCCTTCAGCCTCG GCGCCTCACGGTTCGCCGCGGCCGTGACCCAGCACGCCCCGTCCTTCAAGGGAACGGCCGTGGTTAACGGAGAGTTCAAGGAGCTGAGCCTGGATGATTTCAAGGGGAAATACCTGGTTCTCTTCTTCTACCCCCTGGACTT CACCTTTGTCTGCCCCACGGAAATTGTGGCTTTCAGTAACAAAGCAAATGAATTCCGTGACGTGAACTGTGAGGTGGTGGCAGTTTCGGTGGACTCTCATTTTAGTCATCTGGCCTGGATAAATACACCACGAAAG AGCGGCGGTTTGGGCAAAATGAATATTCCAGTTCTGTCAGACCTCACAAAACAGATCTCCCGTGATTatggggtgctgctggaagGACCTGGCATAGCACTGAG AGGGCTGTTCATCATTGATCCAAACGGGATCATCAAGCACCTGAGCGTCAATGACCTGCCCGTGGGGCGCAGCGTGGAGGAGACGCTGCGCCTGGTGAAGGCCTTCCAGTTCGTGGAGACACACGGAGAGGTGTGCCCAGCTAACTGGACTCCAGACTCCCCAACG ATCAAACCAAGCCCAGAAGGTTCCaaagaatattttgaaaaagtGCACAAATAA